A genomic region of Chitinimonas arctica contains the following coding sequences:
- the mlaD gene encoding outer membrane lipid asymmetry maintenance protein MlaD — protein sequence MNRRVYDFWVGVFVMLGLASLAFLALRVSNVSNGGSKATYRVTAAFDNIGGLKARAPIKSAGVLVGRVAGISLDPVTYRAMVALDIEQGYHFSRDSSAEILTSGILGDQYIGVEPGADETMLKNGDRITLTSSAVVLEKLISQFMFSKAAENPAQPTTAP from the coding sequence ATGAATCGCCGCGTTTACGACTTCTGGGTCGGTGTGTTTGTGATGCTGGGGCTGGCTTCGCTGGCATTCCTGGCCTTGCGGGTCAGCAATGTATCCAATGGCGGCAGCAAGGCCACGTACCGGGTGACCGCGGCCTTCGACAATATCGGTGGCTTGAAGGCGCGTGCGCCGATCAAGAGCGCCGGCGTGCTGGTGGGCCGGGTGGCGGGGATCAGCCTGGATCCGGTGACCTATCGGGCCATGGTTGCCCTGGATATCGAGCAGGGTTACCACTTCAGCCGCGACTCGTCGGCCGAGATCCTTACCTCCGGCATCCTCGGCGATCAGTACATAGGGGTTGAACCTGGCGCGGATGAAACCATGTTAAAGAATGGCGATCGAATCACGCTCACTTCTTCGGCCGTCGTGCTGGAAAAGTTAATCAGTCAGTTCATGTTCAGCAAAGCAGCGGAGAATCCCGCTCAGCCGACTACTGCACCATAA
- a CDS encoding sigma-54-dependent transcriptional regulator: protein MDTAKPGLLLVDDDPLIRDTLSFVLADDFDIRSAANRPEAVAWASSVEFRPALALVDLGLPPNPHQPDEGFRLIVELAALVPTIKTLALTGQTSEHNARHARTLGAIDFIAKPVSAAALREILKRALNWREVDADIAPQLDVAGLVGHSPAMERLKRQVHQFAGSPFPVLITGESGSGKEAVAKALHAASPRARQPFLALNCAALTESLIEATLFGHAKGAFTGAIAAKSGYFDEVGEGTLFLDEIGELPLGLQAKLLRVLENGEFQRLGETQTRTSRARVVAATNRDLRRLARSGEFRADLYHRLSVLALETPPLRDLHEDRRVLLAHFLQLYARQLGVTPFHFDDTAWQRWDNYPFPGNVRELRNIIIRLLAKYPGAGIDATLLVDEFDSDLLPATSRFEQADLEAATRLLRESRDFNLDQWLASWEKNCIEAALAMADGHMSQAARLLGVNRTTLYSRLDSLHDRHRKER, encoded by the coding sequence ATGGATACTGCAAAGCCCGGCCTTTTGCTTGTCGATGACGACCCCCTGATCCGCGATACGCTGAGCTTCGTGCTTGCCGACGATTTTGATATCCGCAGCGCCGCCAACCGGCCCGAAGCCGTTGCCTGGGCCAGTTCGGTGGAATTCCGGCCGGCGCTCGCCCTGGTCGACCTGGGCCTGCCGCCCAATCCGCACCAACCCGATGAAGGCTTCCGCCTGATCGTCGAACTGGCCGCGCTGGTGCCGACGATCAAGACCTTGGCCTTGACCGGCCAAACCAGTGAACACAACGCCCGCCATGCCCGTACCTTGGGGGCCATCGATTTTATCGCCAAGCCGGTAAGCGCCGCTGCGCTGCGCGAAATTCTCAAGCGCGCCCTCAACTGGCGCGAGGTGGATGCGGATATCGCACCGCAACTGGATGTCGCCGGCCTGGTCGGGCACAGCCCGGCCATGGAGCGGCTAAAACGCCAGGTGCATCAGTTCGCCGGCTCGCCCTTCCCGGTCCTGATCACCGGTGAATCCGGATCAGGCAAGGAGGCGGTGGCCAAAGCGCTGCATGCCGCTTCGCCGCGCGCTCGGCAGCCCTTCCTGGCCCTCAACTGCGCGGCGCTGACCGAGAGCCTGATCGAAGCCACCCTGTTCGGCCATGCCAAGGGGGCGTTCACCGGTGCGATCGCAGCCAAATCCGGTTATTTCGACGAAGTGGGCGAAGGCACCCTGTTCCTGGACGAAATCGGCGAATTGCCGCTGGGCCTGCAAGCCAAGCTGCTGCGGGTACTGGAGAACGGTGAATTCCAGCGCCTGGGCGAAACCCAGACCCGTACCAGCCGGGCGCGGGTGGTGGCCGCCACCAATCGCGATCTGCGCCGGCTGGCACGCAGCGGTGAATTTCGCGCCGATCTCTACCACCGTCTATCCGTGCTGGCGCTTGAAACGCCCCCCCTGCGCGATCTGCACGAGGATCGCCGGGTACTGCTGGCACATTTCCTGCAGCTCTACGCCCGGCAACTGGGGGTAACCCCCTTTCACTTCGACGATACGGCCTGGCAACGCTGGGACAATTATCCCTTTCCCGGCAATGTGCGCGAACTTCGCAACATCATTATCCGTCTATTGGCCAAATACCCCGGGGCGGGCATCGACGCCACGCTGCTGGTGGACGAGTTCGATAGCGATTTGCTGCCCGCCACCAGCCGCTTCGAGCAGGCGGACCTGGAGGCCGCGACCCGCTTGTTGCGGGAAAGCCGTGACTTCAATCTCGACCAGTGGCTGGCGAGCTGGGAAAAAAACTGCATCGAAGCCGCCCTGGCCATGGCCGACGGCCATATGAGCCAAGCCGCCCGCCTGTTGGGCGTAAACCGTACTACGCTGTATAGCCGGCTCGACAGCCTGCATGATCGCCATCGCAAAGAGAGATAG
- a CDS encoding ABC transporter ATP-binding protein encodes MPLSAHAVPADPLVDIDNVTFSYGRRAILKGISLSIPKGKVVAIMGGSGCGKTTLLRLIGGQIKPSRGEVKVAGQVVHDLDSEGLYLLRRKMGMLFQFGALFTDMSVFDNVAFQMREHTELPESMIRDLVMMKLNAVGLRGAAKLMPSELSGGMARRVALARAIALDPMLMMYDEPFAGLDPISLGVVGKLIRDLNDALGATTVMVTHSVAESLSIVDYVYFVSEGAIVAEGTPEEIRASEEPFVHQFVGGLPDGPVPFQYPAKPYAEELMGVRRA; translated from the coding sequence ATGCCCCTGAGCGCCCACGCCGTGCCCGCCGATCCGCTTGTCGATATCGACAACGTCACATTCTCATATGGCCGTCGCGCCATCCTTAAAGGCATCAGCCTGTCCATCCCGAAAGGGAAGGTGGTCGCCATCATGGGCGGTTCCGGCTGCGGCAAGACGACGCTGCTGCGCCTGATAGGCGGCCAGATCAAGCCTTCGCGCGGCGAGGTCAAGGTTGCCGGACAGGTCGTGCACGACCTCGATTCCGAAGGCCTTTATCTGCTGCGCCGCAAGATGGGCATGCTGTTCCAATTCGGCGCGCTGTTCACGGATATGTCGGTTTTCGACAACGTGGCGTTCCAGATGCGCGAGCACACCGAGCTGCCCGAGTCGATGATACGCGACCTGGTCATGATGAAACTCAATGCGGTGGGCTTGCGTGGCGCGGCCAAGCTGATGCCCTCCGAATTGTCCGGCGGCATGGCCCGCCGGGTCGCGTTGGCCCGCGCCATCGCCCTCGATCCCATGCTGATGATGTATGACGAGCCCTTCGCCGGTCTCGATCCGATCTCGCTGGGCGTGGTCGGCAAATTGATACGCGACTTGAATGATGCGCTGGGCGCCACCACGGTGATGGTGACCCACTCGGTGGCGGAATCGCTGAGCATCGTGGATTACGTCTATTTCGTGTCGGAAGGCGCGATCGTGGCCGAGGGAACCCCGGAGGAGATCCGGGCGTCCGAAGAACCTTTCGTGCACCAGTTCGTCGGCGGCCTGCCCGACGGTCCGGTGCCATTCCAGTATCCGGCCAAGCCCTATGCGGAAGAATTGATGGGAGTGCGCCGTGCTTAA
- a CDS encoding MlaA family lipoprotein: protein MRHRLPLLLSPLLLAACATPTNHYDPLEPINRKVYAFNSALDKAVLKPVAKGYVAITPKPIRAGVANFFGNLQDVYIGAANLLQGNWRDAASDGTRVVFNSTFGLLGLIDIASQAGLEKHDEDFGQVLGHWGMGSGPYLVVPFLGPKTLRDTADWAGSYALDPVRAIQDDQAATGLNLLRMVNLRTELLAADSVVQAASFGDEYGFVRDSYLQRRYNMVWNGNPPKPLPLGDGDEEEIDVKDLDFSTTPKPAAEASGAGAPEAPAPVAAEPPAANPVAAPAPAVEPPATAILSDPPPQ from the coding sequence ATGCGCCACCGGCTCCCTCTGTTGTTGAGCCCGCTGTTGCTGGCGGCATGTGCCACGCCGACCAACCATTACGATCCGCTCGAACCGATCAACCGCAAGGTCTATGCATTCAATAGCGCCTTGGATAAGGCCGTGCTCAAGCCGGTGGCCAAAGGTTATGTCGCCATCACGCCCAAGCCGATCCGTGCCGGCGTCGCCAATTTCTTCGGCAACCTGCAGGATGTCTACATCGGCGCCGCCAATCTGCTGCAAGGCAATTGGCGCGATGCAGCCAGCGATGGTACCCGGGTGGTGTTCAATTCGACCTTCGGTTTGCTCGGCCTGATCGATATCGCCAGCCAGGCCGGCCTGGAAAAGCACGATGAGGATTTCGGCCAGGTACTGGGTCATTGGGGCATGGGCAGCGGCCCCTATCTGGTCGTGCCTTTCCTCGGCCCCAAGACCTTGCGCGACACCGCCGACTGGGCCGGCAGCTATGCCTTGGACCCGGTGCGGGCAATTCAGGACGATCAGGCCGCGACGGGCTTGAACCTGCTGCGCATGGTCAACCTTCGCACGGAATTGCTGGCGGCCGACTCGGTAGTCCAGGCGGCCAGTTTCGGCGACGAATACGGATTTGTCCGCGATAGCTATCTGCAGCGTCGCTACAACATGGTTTGGAACGGCAATCCGCCCAAGCCGCTGCCCTTGGGTGACGGCGACGAGGAGGAGATAGACGTCAAGGATCTCGACTTCTCCACCACACCGAAACCGGCTGCCGAGGCATCGGGTGCCGGTGCGCCCGAAGCGCCGGCGCCGGTTGCCGCGGAGCCGCCCGCGGCCAATCCTGTCGCGGCGCCTGCGCCCGCTGTCGAGCCGCCGGCAACCGCCATACTGTCCGATCCTCCGCCGCAGTGA
- a CDS encoding MlaC/ttg2D family ABC transporter substrate-binding protein, which produces MRKLFAFIMLVAGLTATAADVPAPEQLVRNTSKDVLEAIKKDNLTPADKRFRELVEAKVLPSFDFNRLTALAVGRYWKQATPDQQGSLVREFRTLLVRTYSTAVGANKLQNIDVKPVKMAESDTDVTVRTEVSASTGQPFPIDYRLIKVGSDWKVYDIAVEGVSLVTNYRTSFNQTIQKDGIDGLIKALADRNAAQPAKTPSK; this is translated from the coding sequence ATGCGTAAACTCTTTGCCTTCATCATGCTGGTCGCCGGTTTGACCGCCACCGCGGCAGACGTTCCTGCCCCCGAGCAGCTGGTCCGCAACACCAGCAAGGACGTGCTGGAAGCCATCAAGAAGGACAACCTCACGCCCGCCGACAAGCGTTTCCGTGAGTTGGTCGAGGCCAAGGTGCTGCCCAGCTTCGACTTCAATCGCCTGACCGCACTGGCGGTGGGCCGTTATTGGAAGCAGGCTACACCTGACCAACAGGGTTCGCTGGTGCGCGAATTCCGTACCTTGCTGGTGCGGACCTACTCCACCGCGGTGGGCGCCAACAAGCTGCAGAATATCGACGTCAAGCCGGTCAAGATGGCCGAGTCCGATACCGACGTGACGGTCCGTACCGAAGTGTCGGCTTCCACCGGCCAGCCTTTCCCCATCGACTACCGCCTGATCAAGGTCGGTAGCGACTGGAAGGTATACGATATCGCCGTGGAAGGCGTGAGCCTGGTGACCAACTACCGCACCAGCTTCAACCAGACTATCCAGAAGGACGGCATCGACGGCCTGATCAAGGCCCTGGCCGACCGTAACGCGGCACAACCGGCCAAGACGCCGTCAAAGTAA
- a CDS encoding tetratricopeptide repeat protein, protein MSLLLDALKKAEEAKRRKAEAGAGGSVPAFKTAAATGPEPALDASVAHPPAEPPQSAFAAHHGVPGESSLSLVSDETALPVLDDSDNATPSAPGPAPASDEPPTLSHMEADGSGAAVAAEVVDETVTPPAPVAATTHHAPPPAAPPPPRPVEVPLSTPQQEAPRTASPPAPPAQERAPAATSIPPLAERPPAKLSADATRQLIDGKGKRPRPAPTAKQRMQLIGGVLLVGLLAAGGWLWWQMQPPTTLLAGNAPAAAEEVAPPTDAPAGQVAIADAPAPKVIASPPAATAKPPVSPKRGDRASVVEVPKEMAATDVHFRRDEVQTGVPRNVQQGYQAFQQGDYARAAELYRQQLQQDDKNRDALLGMAATAVKRQQLDEARMWYGRVLANNPKDELAGSALVSLAGDGDADQAEGRLKRLLENRPNAETATALASLMARQGRWREAQGYYFQAHAAAPGEADYAYNLAVALDALGEQRLAADFYGKALLLATGKTAGFDSGVVRKRLAALGAN, encoded by the coding sequence ATGAGTTTATTGCTCGATGCGTTGAAAAAAGCCGAGGAAGCCAAGCGGCGCAAGGCCGAGGCCGGGGCCGGCGGATCCGTACCGGCCTTCAAAACCGCCGCCGCGACAGGGCCGGAACCCGCTCTCGACGCAAGCGTGGCGCACCCGCCGGCCGAGCCTCCACAGTCTGCGTTTGCCGCGCATCATGGCGTACCGGGCGAGAGCAGCTTGAGCCTGGTCTCCGACGAGACCGCGCTGCCGGTGCTGGACGATAGCGACAACGCTACTCCATCGGCGCCGGGTCCGGCGCCCGCGAGCGATGAACCGCCTACCCTAAGCCATATGGAAGCCGATGGGTCCGGCGCGGCGGTGGCAGCCGAGGTCGTCGACGAGACGGTGACTCCGCCCGCCCCCGTCGCCGCGACGACCCACCACGCCCCGCCACCCGCAGCGCCCCCGCCTCCCCGGCCAGTCGAGGTGCCTTTGTCGACGCCGCAGCAGGAAGCACCACGTACGGCCAGCCCGCCCGCACCTCCCGCACAGGAACGCGCCCCCGCAGCCACCAGCATCCCGCCCTTGGCGGAGCGGCCGCCCGCAAAGCTTTCGGCCGACGCCACCAGGCAGCTGATTGACGGAAAGGGCAAACGCCCCCGTCCGGCACCAACGGCAAAACAGCGCATGCAGCTAATTGGCGGAGTACTGTTGGTCGGCTTGCTGGCAGCGGGCGGATGGTTATGGTGGCAGATGCAGCCACCCACCACGCTATTGGCCGGCAACGCGCCCGCAGCGGCGGAGGAAGTGGCGCCACCGACCGACGCGCCGGCGGGGCAAGTGGCGATAGCGGATGCCCCAGCGCCCAAAGTAATCGCCTCGCCGCCGGCGGCGACCGCCAAGCCGCCCGTTTCGCCCAAACGGGGCGACCGGGCCAGCGTGGTCGAAGTACCCAAGGAAATGGCCGCCACCGACGTGCATTTCCGCCGCGATGAAGTGCAAACCGGTGTGCCGCGCAATGTGCAACAGGGCTACCAGGCCTTTCAACAGGGTGACTACGCCCGTGCCGCCGAACTGTATCGCCAGCAATTGCAGCAGGACGACAAGAATCGGGATGCCCTGCTGGGCATGGCCGCCACGGCAGTCAAGCGCCAGCAATTGGATGAAGCCCGCATGTGGTACGGCCGGGTACTGGCCAATAACCCCAAGGATGAACTGGCCGGCAGCGCCTTGGTCAGCCTGGCCGGCGACGGCGATGCGGACCAGGCCGAAGGCAGGCTGAAGCGCCTGCTGGAAAATCGCCCCAATGCCGAAACCGCTACCGCCCTGGCCAGCCTGATGGCCAGGCAGGGCCGCTGGCGCGAAGCGCAAGGCTATTACTTCCAGGCGCATGCGGCGGCACCCGGCGAGGCCGATTACGCCTACAACCTGGCGGTAGCGCTGGATGCGCTGGGCGAGCAGCGGCTGGCGGCCGACTTCTATGGCAAAGCCTTGCTGCTGGCCACCGGTAAAACCGCCGGCTTCGATTCCGGCGTCGTGCGTAAACGTCTCGCTGCACTGGGAGCGAACTAG
- the mlaE gene encoding lipid asymmetry maintenance ABC transporter permease subunit MlaE produces the protein MRTLGEPVVDALEKLGFGFRFLMAVLWHSATALRRFSLVVREIYFTGVLSLLIIMVSGLFVGMVLGLQGYDTLQRFGASEALGVLVALSLLRELGPVVAGLLFASRAGSAITAEIGLMKATEQLAAMEMMAVNPVARVVAPRFWAGVISMPILAALFSAMGILGGYVVGVVLIGVDAGSFWAQMQAQVDLYNDIGNGLVKSVVFGVAVSIIAVFEGFDAPPTAEGVSGATTRTVVTSSLVILVLDFILTAFMFRGV, from the coding sequence ATGCGCACCCTCGGCGAGCCGGTGGTGGATGCGCTGGAAAAACTCGGCTTCGGCTTCCGCTTCCTGATGGCCGTGCTGTGGCATTCCGCGACGGCCTTGCGCCGTTTCAGCCTGGTGGTGCGTGAAATCTATTTCACCGGGGTCTTGTCGCTGCTGATCATCATGGTGTCCGGCCTGTTCGTCGGCATGGTGCTGGGCTTGCAGGGCTACGATACCTTGCAGCGCTTCGGCGCTTCCGAAGCGCTGGGCGTACTGGTTGCGCTGAGCCTGCTGCGCGAATTGGGTCCGGTGGTGGCCGGCTTGCTGTTCGCCAGCCGGGCCGGTTCCGCCATTACCGCCGAGATCGGCCTGATGAAGGCCACCGAGCAACTGGCCGCCATGGAAATGATGGCGGTCAATCCGGTCGCCCGCGTGGTGGCGCCCCGCTTCTGGGCCGGCGTCATCTCGATGCCCATCCTGGCCGCGCTGTTTTCCGCCATGGGCATTTTGGGCGGTTACGTGGTCGGCGTCGTGCTGATCGGGGTGGATGCCGGTTCCTTCTGGGCGCAGATGCAGGCCCAGGTCGATCTTTACAACGATATCGGCAACGGCTTGGTGAAAAGTGTCGTATTCGGTGTCGCTGTATCCATTATCGCGGTGTTCGAAGGTTTCGATGCGCCGCCCACCGCGGAAGGCGTCTCGGGCGCGACCACGCGCACGGTGGTGACGTCTTCGCTCGTTATTCTGGTTCTGGATTTCATCCTGACCGCTTTCATGTTTAGAGGTGTCTGA
- the mshL gene encoding pilus (MSHA type) biogenesis protein MshL — MSRCHLLLLAPVLAAGCATQPAKVEPGRHIALPPARLADLPKLVERPVFLPKPSAQAKTDTYSVVVNNVPVRDLMFALARDAKLNVDVHPLIRGTVTVNALNQTLPQILDRISNQVDMRYTLDKGVLTIVPDRPYIKNYALDYVNIARTTKSNVTISTSVAAAGGSVQSGGGGGGGGSGNGSITEVSNLAENKFWERLEGNIRTLLASSRRVSAEEKTEREAMEAKDDAQRHADMAEQKAENTKRQEDRLKVAQTVAQAGAGAPALFSMLDSGGKAAAPAAAGSNDDIFVHPETGVLSINATSREHAKIQDYLDRVSASARRQVLIEATIVEVALNDHYQTGIDWRLFKNDENGTAQDNRLNINQSTMGDNLAQLPFTLLSYTKRASSLFNGADFTATIKALEQFGKTKVLSSPKIMALNNQTALLKVVDEKVYFTITVDVESATTTTPEKRTYTSELHTIPIGMVMSVTPQISDNDNVSLNIRPTISRITGYKADPAVALVQANSTTEKIQSLVPEIQVREVESTLRLASGQAAILGGLIQDQVQNQRDGLPTLSRLPWGVGDLFSYRDDRAQKTELVVFLRPVVIREASLNGDLADFRQFVPTDNFFSSPKDELSVFKSGLPAR; from the coding sequence ATGAGCCGCTGCCACCTTCTGCTACTCGCCCCCGTACTCGCCGCCGGCTGCGCTACCCAGCCCGCCAAGGTGGAACCTGGCCGCCATATCGCCCTCCCGCCCGCTCGCCTGGCGGACCTGCCCAAGCTGGTGGAACGGCCGGTTTTCCTTCCCAAACCCAGCGCCCAGGCCAAGACCGACACCTATAGCGTGGTGGTCAACAATGTGCCGGTACGCGACCTGATGTTTGCCCTGGCACGCGACGCCAAGCTCAATGTGGATGTACATCCGCTGATCCGGGGAACAGTGACGGTCAACGCCTTGAACCAGACCCTGCCGCAAATTCTCGACCGCATCAGCAATCAGGTCGATATGCGCTACACCCTGGACAAAGGCGTCCTGACCATTGTGCCGGACCGGCCCTATATCAAGAATTACGCCCTGGATTACGTCAACATTGCCCGCACCACCAAGAGCAATGTCACCATCTCGACTTCGGTGGCCGCTGCCGGCGGCTCGGTCCAAAGCGGTGGCGGCGGCGGTGGCGGCGGTTCGGGAAACGGCTCCATCACCGAGGTGAGCAATCTGGCCGAAAACAAGTTCTGGGAACGGCTGGAGGGCAATATCCGCACCTTGCTGGCCTCTTCTCGCCGCGTCAGCGCCGAGGAAAAGACCGAACGCGAAGCCATGGAAGCGAAGGACGATGCGCAGCGCCATGCCGACATGGCCGAACAGAAGGCCGAAAACACCAAGCGCCAGGAAGACCGCCTCAAGGTAGCCCAGACGGTAGCGCAGGCCGGTGCAGGCGCGCCCGCGCTGTTCTCCATGCTGGACAGCGGCGGCAAGGCCGCCGCCCCGGCCGCCGCGGGCAGCAATGACGATATCTTCGTCCACCCCGAAACCGGCGTCCTGAGCATCAACGCCACCAGCCGCGAACATGCCAAGATCCAGGACTACCTCGACCGCGTCAGTGCCAGTGCACGCCGCCAGGTATTGATCGAGGCCACCATCGTGGAGGTGGCCCTGAACGATCACTACCAGACAGGGATCGATTGGCGGCTGTTCAAGAACGACGAAAACGGCACGGCGCAGGACAACCGTCTCAATATCAACCAATCCACCATGGGCGACAACCTGGCCCAACTGCCCTTTACCCTGCTCAGCTATACCAAGCGCGCCAGCAGCCTGTTCAACGGCGCCGATTTCACCGCCACCATCAAGGCACTGGAGCAGTTCGGCAAAACCAAGGTGCTGTCCAGCCCCAAGATCATGGCGCTCAACAACCAGACCGCGCTGCTCAAGGTGGTGGACGAAAAGGTCTATTTCACCATTACCGTGGACGTCGAATCCGCCACCACCACCACCCCGGAAAAGCGCACTTACACCAGCGAGCTGCACACGATCCCCATCGGCATGGTGATGAGCGTCACCCCGCAGATCAGCGACAACGACAATGTCTCGCTGAATATCCGTCCCACCATCAGCCGCATTACCGGCTACAAGGCCGACCCCGCCGTGGCGCTGGTGCAAGCCAACAGCACCACGGAAAAAATCCAGAGCCTGGTGCCGGAGATCCAGGTCCGCGAGGTCGAATCGACCCTGCGGTTGGCCAGCGGCCAGGCCGCCATCCTGGGCGGCCTGATCCAGGACCAGGTACAGAATCAACGCGACGGATTGCCCACGCTATCGCGCCTGCCCTGGGGCGTGGGCGATTTGTTCAGCTACCGTGACGACAGGGCACAGAAGACCGAACTTGTCGTTTTCCTGCGCCCGGTGGTTATCCGGGAAGCCAGCTTGAACGGCGATCTGGCCGATTTCCGCCAGTTTGTCCCCACCGATAATTTCTTCAGCAGCCCGAAAGATGAACTTTCGGTCTTCAAGAGCGGTCTGCCGGCGCGCTGA
- a CDS encoding AAA family ATPase, producing MIAIAKRDSAVYLDHYGLAEPPFRITPHTEFFYRGANRGATLEALQYAILHGEGLVKVTGEVGAGKTMLCRVLMEGLPADIDTVYLANPSMSKEEILLAIAEDLKLDLPGARSSVLIRALQDALIERYAAGRQVVVLIDEAHAMPEESLEEVRLLSNLEHGHHKLLQIVLFGQPELDEKLAPQAMRQLRERITHSFELAPLRQADVGEYLIFRLRTAGYKGPDPFTRHAVRRIAAESEGLTRRINILADKSLIASFAADRHQVNDTDARAACRDSAFRGRRLRRHAWPLAGAGLLALGILLGTLGGHWLTPPASGLAKAPSGLASPVRTSANTHQPVVTPSAPTAKTPAALPGTESTPTDLLSRRLSQSQAMLDSEADGRYTVQFSITPRQARQELAKMLASTARQLSAEQLYVYPLTSRQGVPYMALSYGLFMDRAAALQAQAGLPANLQRNQPILRTVGSIKQELRENAEQIAKRASPGPQGDG from the coding sequence ATGATCGCCATCGCAAAGAGAGATAGCGCTGTGTACCTCGACCACTACGGATTGGCGGAGCCCCCCTTCCGCATCACGCCGCACACCGAGTTCTTCTACCGTGGCGCCAATCGCGGCGCCACGCTGGAAGCGCTGCAGTACGCGATCCTGCATGGCGAAGGCCTGGTCAAGGTCACCGGCGAGGTCGGTGCGGGCAAGACGATGCTGTGCCGGGTGTTGATGGAAGGCTTGCCCGCCGATATCGACACGGTCTACCTGGCCAACCCCAGCATGAGCAAGGAGGAAATCCTGCTGGCCATCGCCGAGGATTTGAAGCTGGACCTGCCCGGCGCCCGCTCCAGCGTGCTGATCCGGGCCCTGCAGGATGCCCTGATCGAGCGCTATGCGGCCGGCAGGCAGGTCGTGGTGCTGATCGATGAGGCCCACGCAATGCCGGAAGAGAGCCTGGAGGAAGTCAGGCTCCTTTCAAATCTCGAACACGGCCATCACAAGCTGCTGCAGATCGTGCTGTTCGGCCAGCCCGAGCTGGATGAGAAACTGGCGCCGCAAGCCATGCGCCAGCTGCGCGAACGCATTACCCACAGCTTCGAACTGGCCCCGTTGCGACAGGCCGATGTCGGCGAATACCTGATATTCCGCTTGCGCACGGCAGGCTACAAGGGACCGGACCCCTTTACCCGCCACGCGGTGCGGCGCATCGCCGCCGAGTCGGAAGGCCTCACCCGCCGCATCAATATCCTGGCCGATAAATCGCTGATCGCCTCGTTCGCCGCCGATCGCCACCAGGTCAACGACACCGACGCGCGCGCCGCCTGCCGCGACAGTGCCTTTCGCGGCCGCAGGTTGCGGCGGCATGCCTGGCCACTGGCCGGGGCGGGCTTGCTTGCACTGGGCATTTTGCTGGGTACCTTGGGCGGGCATTGGCTGACGCCGCCTGCGAGCGGTTTGGCCAAGGCCCCCAGCGGACTTGCAAGCCCTGTACGCACCAGCGCAAACACGCACCAGCCAGTTGTCACCCCAAGCGCGCCGACCGCCAAGACGCCTGCTGCCCTGCCCGGCACCGAATCCACGCCAACCGATCTACTCAGCCGGCGCCTGAGCCAAAGCCAGGCCATGCTCGATAGCGAGGCGGACGGACGCTATACCGTGCAGTTCTCCATCACCCCGCGCCAGGCCCGCCAGGAACTGGCCAAGATGCTCGCCAGCACGGCCCGGCAATTGTCCGCCGAACAACTCTATGTCTACCCGCTTACCAGCCGGCAGGGCGTGCCCTATATGGCACTCAGCTATGGATTGTTCATGGACCGTGCGGCCGCCTTGCAGGCACAGGCCGGTTTGCCGGCCAATCTGCAGCGCAATCAACCGATATTGCGCACGGTGGGTAGTATCAAACAGGAACTGCGTGAAAACGCCGAGCAGATAGCCAAAAGGGCGTCACCTGGACCGCAAGGTGATGGGTAG
- a CDS encoding STAS domain-containing protein, whose protein sequence is MSESVKLSGALTLDSICRVQREVADKLTAPALVLDLSEVSEIDSTAVSLLLHWQRDAVAAGRQLTLQRPPANLTSLAALYGVEEFLPHIQA, encoded by the coding sequence ATGAGCGAATCTGTCAAACTCAGCGGCGCCCTCACGCTCGATTCGATTTGCCGGGTCCAGCGCGAGGTTGCCGACAAGCTGACTGCGCCGGCCTTGGTGCTGGATCTGTCCGAAGTGAGCGAGATCGATTCGACCGCGGTCAGCCTGTTGCTGCATTGGCAACGCGACGCCGTGGCCGCCGGCCGCCAGCTTACGCTGCAGCGGCCGCCGGCCAACCTCACCAGCCTTGCCGCGCTTTATGGCGTCGAGGAATTCCTGCCGCATATCCAGGCATGA